In Oryzias melastigma strain HK-1 linkage group LG16, ASM292280v2, whole genome shotgun sequence, a single genomic region encodes these proteins:
- the si:dkey-12j5.1 gene encoding probable assembly chaperone of rpl4 produces MGGQAKSSKKNNKPKRKNHRTKKGDGGFVDLSPQERMKLRMHEKAKKKTSEKYSVDQLLEKTEEYMDSFDFEMAGLFCQRALDVDPNNLQALDMQGHICSELGDTQKAKGVFLRAVELSPDEGHSKYMYLGQIHTGSEAVGYYTKGIQVLLSTLEKQESKSAQAGAAAAPVEDQELPSEKDVSVAYCSIAEIYLTDLCMEEGAADKCRESIEMALKYQHDNPEALQLMASYLFSAERNQEGKEYLLKSVGTWLPAQKQSTSSSSAEEDAQKVIPPYESRITTAKLLIECEEYEMAVDVLEGLLEEDDEVVQVWYLSGWVCYLQWEKAKEQQEAEGREVTGEEKEEWEALQEAARSYLTNAKKLYSKLRCDDKPMLEHTEQLLGELGGDMEPQEEDEALDDDYEPCSDEDENSDAEAPMEH; encoded by the exons ATGGGAGGTCAGGCAAAGAGCAGTAAGAAGAACAACAAACCGAAGAGGAAAAACCACCGAACTAAAAAGG GAGATGGAGGATTTGTTGATCTGTCACCCCAAGAAAGGATGAAGCTAAGGATGCACGAGAAAGCGAAGAAGAAGACATCTGAGAAATATTCAGTGGATCAGCTACTCGAGAAG ACTGAAGAATACATGGACAGTTTTGACTTTGAGATGGCTGGACTCTTCTGTCAGCGCGCCCTGGATGTGGACCCCAACAACCTGCAAGCACTTGACATGCAGGGACACATCTGCTCTGAGTTGGGAGACACACAGAAAGCCAAAGGA GTTTTTCTACGTGCAGTTGAGCTGAGTCCAGATGAAGGCCACAGTAAATACATGTACCTGGGACAAATTCACACCGGGTCAGAGGCTGTTGGTTACTACACTAAAGGGATACAAGTCCTGTTGTCAACATTGGAGAAACAAGAATCCAAATCA GCTcaagctggagctgctgctgcaccagTTGAAGATCAGGAGCTCCCATCTGAAAAGGATGTCAGTGTGGCGTACTGCTCCATCGCTGAGATTTATTTAACAGATCTCTG CATGGAAGAAGGTGCTGCAGACAAGTGCCGGGAGTCTATTGAAATGGCATTAAAGTATCAGCACGACAACCCCGAGGCTCTCCAGCTTATGGCCAGTTACCTGTTTAGTGCAGAAAGAAACCAG GAGGGCAAAGAGTACCTGTTGAAAAGCGTTGGAACTTGGCTCCCAGCACAAAAACAGAGCACATCCTCCTCCAGCGCAGAGGAAGACGCGCAG AAAGTCATCCCTCCGTACGAGTCCCGCATCACCACAGCCAAACTGCTCATAGAGTGTGAGGAGTACGAG ATGGCGGTAGACGTTCTGGAGGGTCTTCTGGAAGAAGATGATGAAGTTGTCCAG GTGTGGTATCTCTCTGGCTGGGTATGCTACCTCCAGTGGGAAAAAGCAAAGGAGCAGCAAGAAGCCGAGGGAAGAGAGGTGACaggggaggagaaggaggaatgGGAAGCTCTGCAGGAGGCCGCCAGATCCTACCTGACTAATGCAAAGAAA CTGTACAGTAAGCTGCGATGTGACGATAAGCCGATGTTGGAGCACACTGAGCAGCTGCTGGGTGAACTAGGAGGAGATATGGAGCCACAGGAAGAAGATGAAGCCTTGGATGATGACTACGAGCCCTGCAGTGATGAGGACGAGAACAGTGATGCAGAAGCTCCCATGGAGCACTGA